A genomic segment from Syntrophotalea acetylenivorans encodes:
- the ptsP gene encoding phosphoenolpyruvate--protein phosphotransferase has protein sequence MPQTSGKKLGVTTLEDISALILQSHDLNETLNNIVALVARRTAADVCSIYLLEENETTLRLSATRGLSPESVGQVTMELGEGLTGLVVEEGRMVATEEAQDHPRYRYFQETGEEQFHSFLGIPLMDRKKTIGVLVIQTREPRSFTAAETSTLSAIAFQVASIVINARLLDFIHQKEQEAQTFALALEKSRQALQPVTETTPSGQEGPLRGTVAYPGLASGAAHVMVDSGGFADFLEEDQVDPEEELERIEQALEKTRIQTIYLEKRVAEKLSPDDASIFHTHLMILEDRAFLQRIQQQIEERHCAAYALKKVVDHYIGAFERMDDPYLRERAADMKDIGRRLAANLSGREDQVLHLKHPGILIAKEVLPSDMAALDHEQILGIVTESGEKNSHAVIMAKALGIPALVGVKGVVKRIAPQEPVILDANSGCLYASPPTAIIEEYDRLEEEARNESHRLEEFARLPAVTKDGTPVVLRANIGLVSDMAVAQRNGAEGVGLYRTEFPYMIRGDFPTREEQYRLYARVVEGFDGQPVTIRTLDIGGDKGLPYFSPPPEENPFMGWRSVRVSLDNRDIFRTQIEAILMAACHGPVKMLFPMISGLEEIRACHEVIAEARQTLSAEGIKFVEKIPVGVMIEVPAAVKMAGQLAKEVDFFALGTNDLIQYMLAADRNNPLVNKYYDPLHPAVLLVLQEVAEVAAQQQKGLCLCGEMATDPAHILMLLGMGIREFSMAAPFIPRIKAFLRDLSLNTAEAAAKKALSMTDSAQIRHYLQQVLNNNLGGA, from the coding sequence ATGCCTCAAACATCCGGAAAAAAACTTGGGGTCACCACCCTCGAGGATATCAGTGCCCTGATCCTGCAGTCCCACGACCTGAACGAGACGCTGAACAATATCGTCGCTCTGGTCGCCCGCCGTACTGCAGCTGATGTCTGTTCCATCTATCTTCTCGAAGAGAATGAAACGACCTTGCGCCTCTCAGCCACCCGCGGACTGTCTCCGGAATCGGTAGGCCAGGTTACCATGGAACTGGGCGAAGGCCTCACCGGCCTGGTGGTTGAAGAAGGCCGAATGGTCGCCACAGAAGAGGCTCAGGATCACCCCCGCTACCGTTACTTTCAGGAAACGGGTGAAGAGCAGTTTCATTCTTTTCTCGGCATTCCATTGATGGACCGCAAAAAGACCATTGGCGTACTGGTTATTCAGACCCGTGAACCACGGAGTTTTACCGCCGCCGAAACCAGTACCCTGTCGGCCATTGCCTTTCAAGTCGCCTCCATCGTCATCAATGCCCGGCTGCTCGACTTTATTCATCAAAAAGAGCAGGAAGCTCAGACTTTTGCTCTGGCCTTGGAAAAGAGCCGTCAGGCCCTGCAACCTGTCACCGAAACCACCCCCTCTGGTCAGGAGGGCCCCTTACGGGGTACGGTCGCCTATCCGGGACTGGCATCGGGAGCAGCCCATGTCATGGTGGATAGTGGCGGTTTTGCCGATTTTCTCGAAGAGGACCAGGTCGACCCCGAAGAGGAACTGGAGCGTATTGAACAGGCCCTTGAAAAGACCCGTATTCAAACAATCTATCTGGAAAAACGGGTAGCAGAAAAACTGTCACCCGACGATGCCTCGATCTTTCATACTCATCTGATGATCTTAGAGGACCGGGCCTTCCTGCAGCGTATTCAGCAACAGATCGAGGAACGCCATTGTGCCGCCTATGCTCTAAAAAAGGTCGTTGACCACTATATTGGTGCCTTTGAGCGTATGGATGACCCCTATCTGCGCGAACGGGCCGCTGACATGAAGGATATCGGTCGGCGCCTGGCAGCCAACTTGAGCGGCCGTGAAGATCAGGTTCTGCACCTAAAGCATCCCGGCATTCTGATCGCAAAGGAAGTTCTGCCTTCGGACATGGCGGCTCTTGATCACGAGCAGATTCTCGGCATTGTGACCGAATCGGGAGAAAAAAACTCCCACGCCGTGATCATGGCAAAGGCTCTCGGCATCCCGGCGCTGGTCGGGGTCAAAGGCGTCGTGAAACGAATCGCTCCGCAAGAACCGGTGATTCTCGACGCCAACTCGGGTTGCCTTTATGCCTCTCCACCAACGGCGATCATTGAGGAATACGACCGCCTGGAAGAGGAAGCAAGGAATGAATCGCACCGTCTTGAGGAATTCGCCCGACTTCCCGCCGTCACAAAGGACGGCACACCGGTGGTACTGCGAGCCAACATCGGGCTGGTCAGCGACATGGCCGTCGCCCAACGCAATGGAGCTGAGGGGGTCGGCCTCTACCGCACCGAGTTCCCTTATATGATTCGCGGCGATTTTCCCACTCGCGAAGAGCAGTACCGTCTGTACGCCCGAGTGGTCGAAGGCTTTGACGGTCAACCGGTCACCATTCGCACCCTCGATATCGGCGGCGACAAGGGGCTCCCCTATTTCAGTCCTCCCCCGGAAGAAAACCCTTTTATGGGCTGGCGCTCGGTCAGGGTGTCCCTCGACAACCGGGATATTTTTCGCACCCAGATCGAAGCGATCCTGATGGCCGCCTGCCACGGCCCGGTCAAGATGTTATTTCCTATGATCAGCGGCCTGGAAGAAATCCGAGCTTGCCACGAAGTCATTGCCGAGGCACGTCAGACTCTGTCCGCCGAAGGGATAAAGTTTGTAGAGAAAATTCCTGTCGGGGTGATGATCGAGGTGCCGGCGGCGGTTAAGATGGCGGGGCAACTGGCCAAAGAAGTGGACTTTTTTGCTCTGGGAACCAACGACCTGATTCAATATATGCTGGCGGCCGACCGTAACAATCCACTGGTCAACAAGTACTACGACCCCTTACATCCGGCCGTTCTGCTCGTTTTGCAGGAGGTAGCTGAGGTGGCCGCGCAGCAACAAAAAGGCCTTTGCCTGTGCGGAGAAATGGCCACTGACCCAGCTCATATTCTGATGTTGCTCGGCATGGGAATCCGGGAATTCTCCATGGCAGCCCCATTCATCCCGCGCATCAAGGCCTTCTTGCGAGACCTGTCCCTGAACACCGCGGAAGCGGCCGCAAAAAAAGCACTGTCCATGACGGACAGCGCCCAAATACGCCATTATCTGCAACAAGTATTGAACAATAATCTGGGCGGTGCCTAA
- a CDS encoding ABC transporter ATP-binding protein yields the protein MEPLLEVRGLAKSFLTSPGPLGGKRRVLKAVDGVSFALRRGETLGLVGESGCGKSTTGKTLLRLLEPDAGEILFRGENILQRSTRSMRSLRREMQMIFQDPYASLNPRHRIGDIIGEPLRIHHLAKGRALRQEILRLLQIVGLKEEHIDRYPHEFSGGQRQRIGIARALAVRPSLIVADEPVSALDLSIQAQVVNLLQDVQEEFELTYLFIAHDLSVVEHISDRVAVMYLGRIVELADATDLYRAPRHPYSEALLNAVPTPDPGRRHARRLLQGEPPSPLDPPCGCHFHPRCPYARDLCRQQSPTLLDAGGGHLAACHFSSEVGRFRH from the coding sequence ATGGAACCGTTGCTTGAGGTCCGAGGCCTCGCCAAGTCGTTTTTAACCTCCCCCGGCCCTCTTGGCGGAAAGCGCCGTGTTCTCAAAGCGGTGGACGGAGTCTCTTTTGCCTTGCGACGCGGTGAAACCCTCGGTCTGGTCGGCGAATCGGGCTGCGGCAAGTCGACTACCGGCAAAACTCTTCTGCGCCTGCTGGAACCCGACGCAGGGGAAATATTATTTCGCGGTGAAAACATTCTGCAACGCTCTACCCGCTCCATGCGCAGCCTACGCCGTGAAATGCAGATGATCTTTCAAGACCCTTACGCCTCTCTCAACCCCCGCCACCGCATCGGAGATATTATCGGTGAGCCGCTACGCATCCACCATCTGGCCAAAGGCCGCGCCCTGCGCCAGGAAATATTGCGGCTGCTGCAGATCGTCGGTCTGAAAGAAGAACACATCGACCGTTATCCCCATGAATTTTCCGGCGGCCAGCGCCAGCGAATCGGTATCGCTCGCGCTCTGGCTGTACGCCCCAGCTTGATCGTGGCCGACGAGCCGGTTTCGGCCCTCGATCTGTCCATCCAGGCACAGGTCGTTAACTTGCTCCAGGACGTACAGGAAGAGTTTGAATTAACCTATCTATTTATCGCTCACGATCTGTCGGTGGTGGAACATATCAGCGATCGGGTCGCCGTTATGTACTTGGGCCGTATCGTTGAACTGGCTGACGCGACGGACCTTTACCGGGCCCCGCGACATCCCTATAGCGAAGCGCTTCTTAACGCCGTGCCGACGCCGGACCCGGGGCGCCGCCATGCACGACGCCTGCTGCAAGGAGAGCCGCCCTCGCCTCTTGATCCACCCTGCGGTTGTCATTTTCATCCCCGCTGCCCCTATGCCCGTGATCTCTGCCGCCAACAGTCACCCACTCTACTCGACGCAGGCGGCGGTCATCTGGCAGCCTGTCACTTCAGCTCAGAGGTTGGGCGTTTTCGACATTGA